One part of the Rutidosis leptorrhynchoides isolate AG116_Rl617_1_P2 chromosome 1, CSIRO_AGI_Rlap_v1, whole genome shotgun sequence genome encodes these proteins:
- the LOC139875083 gene encoding oxysterol-binding protein-related protein 3C-like, translated as MAQKQGGGGGGGGFFSSLASSLSNFKNQVNGLLGYEGLEVINPEGGTEDAEVEAQRGRWKQEDRDSHWKMMQKYIGADITSMVTLPVLIFEPMTMLQKMAELMEYSYLLELADKCEDPNMRMVYAASWFISVYFALQRTWKPFNSILGETYEMVNHEGITFIAEQVSHHPPISAARAENEHFVYDITSKVKTKFLGNSLDIYPLGRTRLQLKKDGVILELVPPPTKVNNLIFGRTWVDNPGEMVLTNLTTGDKVVLYFQPCGWFGAGRYEVDGYVYNSAEEPKILMTGKWNTSLSYQPCDSDGEPLPGTDLKEVWKVAETPANDKFQYTHFAHKVNSFDTAPTNLLASDSRLRSDRYALEQGDISKAGSEKSILEEKQRAEKRTREAKGQKFTPRWFDLTEEVCVTPWGDLEIYEYNGNYSKHREAVGNENTNNADITKIEFNPWQYGNVAEAE; from the exons ATGGCACAGAAgcaaggtggtggtggtggtggtggtggctttTTCTCATCGCTTGCTTCTAGTTTATCCAACTTCAAGAATCAAGTTAACGg TTTGCTTGGCTATGAGGGTCTGGAGGTTATAAATCCCGAAGGAGGGACAGAAGATGCTGAAGTTGAAGCACAAAGAGGAAGATGGAAACAAGAG GATCGGGACAGTCACTGGAAGATGATGCAAAAGTATATAGGTGCTGACATCACATCAATGGTGACTCTACCGGTGCTCATTTTCGAGCCGATGACTATGCTGCAGAAAATGGCTGAG TTGATGGAATACTCCTATCTGCTAGAGCTAGCAGATAAATGTGAAGATCCAAACATGCGGATGGTTTATGCGG CATCATGGTTTATATCTGTGTATTTTGCTTTGCAACGGACATGGAAGCCTTTCAATTCTATTCTTGGTGAAACATATGAAATGGTGAATCATGAAGGAATTACATTTATTGCGGAGCAG GTTTCTCATCACCCTCCAATAAGTGCAGCACGTGCTGAAAATGAGCATTTTGTGTATGATATTACTTCAAAGGTGAAGACCAAGTTTCTTGGCAACTCACTTGATATATATCCTCTTGgaag AACGCGTTTGCAGCTAAAAAAAGATGGAGTGATCCTAGAATTGGTGCCCCCTCCCACAAAAGTTAACAATCTAATATTTGGAAGGACATGGGTTGACAATCCAGGCGAGATGGTCCTGACCAACTTGACCACAGGAGACAAAGTCGTGCTATATTTTCAACCCTGTGGTTGGTTTGG TGCTGGTCGCTATGAAGTAGATGGATACGTATATAATTCTGCTGAAGAACCGAAGATATTAATGACGGGTAAATGGAACACGTCTTTGAGCTATCAGCCTTGCGATTCGGACGGGGAACCCCTTCCAGGCACTGACCTTAAGgag gtctGGAAAGTTGCTGAGACCCCAGCAAATGACAAATTTCAGTATACACATTTTGCTCATAAAGTCAACAGCTTTGATACCGCACCAACCAATTTATTGGCGTCAGATTCTCGCTTGCGGTCAGATAGATATGCACTCGAGCAGGGTGACATATCCAAAGCTGGTTCAGAAAAGAGCAT TTTGGAAGAGAAGCAGAGAGCTGAGAAGAGGACACGAGAAGCAAAAGGTCAGAAATTTACTCCTCGATGGTTTGACTTGACCGAAGAGGTTTGTGTGACGCCATGGGGTGATTTGGAGATCTACGAGTACAACGGGAACTATTCTAAACACCGAGAGGCTGTTGGTAATGAAAACACAAATAATGCTGATATCACAAAGATAGAATTTAACCCTTGGCAATATGGTAATGTTGCAGAAGCTGAGTGA
- the LOC139875090 gene encoding mediator of RNA polymerase II transcription subunit 11-like translates to MDSQSQNASLQRLQTVEKRIVRVLELAGGVMEEFSNPSGPRKELVNNHCSEFMQLIKDIQVTLREEIKSACEYRPFEKCDYIARISNELCCEKVEYVLEKLDGMKETIGEYHRAT, encoded by the exons ATGGATTCGCAGAGCCAGAATGCATCATTGCAACGTCTACAAACCGTTGAGAAG AGAATCGTTAGAGTATTAGAACTTGCTGGTGGGGTGATGGAAGAATTCTCGAATCCTAGTGGACCCCGGAAGGAATTGGTCAACAATCACTGCAGCGAGTTCATGCAACTAATCAAG GATATACAAGTGACTTTGAGAGAAGAAATCAAGAGCGCTTGCGAGTACCGTCCCTTTGAGAAGTGTGATTACATTGCGAGAATATCTAACGAACTCTGTTGCGAGAAAGTTGAATATGTTCTTGAGAAATTAGATGGGATGAAAGAAACAATCGGTGAATATCACAGAGCAACATGA
- the LOC139875103 gene encoding uncharacterized protein, whose amino-acid sequence MSIGELACTYATLILCDDGIPITAEKIATILKAANVECESYWPSLFAKLAEKKNIEDLIVNVGAGGGGGVAPAVAAPAAGGAAAAAAPAAEEKKEEPKEESDDDMGFSLFD is encoded by the exons ATGTCGATCGGAGAGCTTGCTTGCACTTACGCTACTTTGATTCTCTGCGACGATGGCATCCCTATCACT GCTGAGAAGATTGCTACCATTTTGAAAGCTGCCAATGTTGAGTGTGAATCTTACTGGCCAAGCTTGTTTGCCAAGCTTGCAGAGAAGAAAAACATTGAGGATCTCATTGTTAATGTCGGTGCTGGAGGTGGTGGTGGTGTCGCTCCAGCTGTTGCTGCCCCTGCCGCCGGTGGTGCTGCAGCCGCTGCTGCCCCTGCAGCTGAGGAAAAGAAG GAGGAACCCAAAGAAGAGAGTGATGATGACATGGGAttcagtttatttgattaa